Part of the Rhodospirillaceae bacterium genome is shown below.
TAAATCCACAACAACACAGGAGCCTTACGCTCATAAGCTGATTCAAGCTCGGCAAATAACGCCGCATCGGTACCGGCATGAACAACTTCATAATCCATGTGCAGGGCTTCGACCCGCTCGTCATCAAAACCGGCCCAGGTAACCGGGCCACCCAGATAACGTCCCTTGGGGGCTGTTTCAGGTGTCGAAAACGCCTCGGCGCACTTGTTCAGGGCTTTCCAGTCGGGAAGGCCCGGACACCGATCCTTCATATACAGCGGGTACCACCATTCTTCCTTGGCATCCATACCGGTTTCGCCCAGGTCAACAGTCTTGCCCGTGGCCAGGCTTTGGTCCATCGCCTGCTTGCCGGTGGTTTCCCACATTTCCATGGCAACATGCAGATCACCCGATTCAAGGCCCGCAAACTGGGCAATATAATCGGCGACCACATAGTCGATGTTGTAACCGGCCTTTTTAAGAACCTCGCCCATGATGTGGGTGGTGATCAGTTGTCCGGTCCAGTCGTGAAGTGTCAGTATGATGGGATCCCGGGATTCCACATCCGCCTGAACGGGTGTGGAAAATGCGAGACCGATTGCCAGAGCCGAAGCCACAGCAGTCGTGCGTAATAATGAAATCATGATTGCTTCTCCCCGTTTTATTGTTTTAGTGCCTGAGCACCATGCTTTTAGATACCGCCATATCAGTTTAGACAATCGCCATCATTTAACAACGTCAAACCATTTTTTCCATGTGGAATTATGGTCGTCACAAAAACCCGTGTGACGAAGAAATTCTTGCAAAAAAAGGGCGCGCCTTTTTTATCAAGCCTTCAACCGCCTTGCTGGATTTCCGTAATTCTGTCCAGGTTGCGTTGCGCAACCAGCGCCTTGTCCTGGCGACCGTACTGGGAATAGACTTCTGAGGCGCCTTTGAAGCAGGCCGCCGCTTCATGCAGGGCCGTTGTATTTTCATTTCGCCGGTACAGGGAAAATGTCACCGCGCCCAGATTGTTCGCCGTTTGGGCCCACAAAAAAGGTGCGATCTCTCGCCTGCGAACTTCCAGGGATTTCCGGAAACAAGCCGCCGACTGCTCCATAACCCTGTCAGCAGAAACATTTTCACCCATGCGCATCAGGGCGATGCCCAGCTGGTTCATCAATTCGGACCAGGGGCCGGGGGCGGTTTCGCGGGTGAACACCTTAAGGGCTTGCTGATAGGCCTCGCTGGCCTTTTGAAGATGCTGAACGGCATCACCGAAATTCGATAATTTAACCTGTACGTCACCCAAATGAATTTGCGCCAGAGCCCAGTCATTTACATGCAGATGAGCGCCGAGTGCAGCGGCGACCGCAAGGTAGGCTTCCGCAGCTTCCTTTAGGGGCCCGGGCTGCTTGTCACGGGATGATTGGGCCTGCAGGGCGGCGGCAAGCTGATTTTGTGTCAACGCCCAGTTCAGCGGGTTTTCCTTGTCATAACTTTGTACGAGCGCCAGCTTGTAGGCCTTGATCGCCCGGTCAAGGTAAGCAGGTTCTTCTTTCAACCGCCACATGGAAGCCAGGACATTTCCGATGGCGGTCATCACCGAAGCCAGCGCCTTCTCTTCCATTGCTCCGGGCAGAGTCTCGATAAGACCATTCAGCTTGTCAGCCGGGTTGCTGAGCAATTCGGCCAATTCTTCGCGTTGCGGGCTGGATTTGCGCGGACCTATTGCGGCCAGGATGACGGCATGAATAATGCTGGCCATTTCTGAATCGTAATTGACCGCCAGGTCCAGAACATCGCCAAGGCCGACGCTTCCGGGCTGCGTGTCGGCATCGGCGACGGCGCAAAGGAAGCGAATTTTTATGCCCTGCTCATGGGGCAAAGCTTCTCCCCAAACCAAAATGTCGGCGTCCGTATCAATCAACCACTTGCGACCCGTTTCGGCCGCCTTGACCAGGCGTTCAACGACGGTTCCTTTGCCGCTGGCTTTCAGTTTTTTCGATAAATGGCGAACCAGAACACCGGGTTGCGTGCTCAGTTCATTGACCATCCGTTGGCCGATTTCACGACCGTTCGGTCCATCAAAATCGCAAACCAGAACGCTTATCGCCGGTTGCTGGGCGAGATGGGCGGGAACAAATTGATTGGCGGACATAGGTTGACCGTTTCCACCCCCGTCGCTGGGTGGCGTGACAAGCCAGTCGATCATGTCTTTCATTATCGCCATAGCAAAAAGATGCCGTACTTACGGGCTTCGGGCAAGGGTTAGAATCTAAAGAAACTTTCGGCGCGTTACGGGATTTCTAAAAATCCACACAACGACCTTTACGTTCCCAGTCACCATAACGGGTTGGCTCCGGTCCTTGCGGGCCGCCAGCCTCCTTTTTTCCTTGCGCTTTTTTATCACTCTGCGTGCGCTCAGGTTCTGACGTTTCAGGATTTTCTTCTGTGAGGTCTGGCTTTTTTTCGCTCATAACAATCGGGTCCGACTTTTAAAAGGGCACTCTTTGGACGATTGAACCACTCAGGCATTGCACAAGCAACGCCTTTAGGTCATGTAAGGGCCATGGCCACTCCATCA
Proteins encoded:
- a CDS encoding DUF1674 domain-containing protein, producing MSEKKPDLTEENPETSEPERTQSDKKAQGKKEAGGPQGPEPTRYGDWERKGRCVDF
- a CDS encoding ABC transporter substrate-binding protein, whose protein sequence is MISLLRTTAVASALAIGLAFSTPVQADVESRDPIILTLHDWTGQLITTHIMGEVLKKAGYNIDYVVADYIAQFAGLESGDLHVAMEMWETTGKQAMDQSLATGKTVDLGETGMDAKEEWWYPLYMKDRCPGLPDWKALNKCAEAFSTPETAPKGRYLGGPVTWAGFDDERVEALHMDYEVVHAGTDAALFAELESAYERKAPVLLWIYAPHWAVAKFKGEFVEFPTYTDACYEDPKWGSNPDMAYDCGKPFGWIKKVGWKAGEKKWPGAYKAVRNFHVDNAEMSAMIVEADLEGKSVDDVVASWMKKNESRWKAWIK